One stretch of Pigmentiphaga aceris DNA includes these proteins:
- the aspS gene encoding aspartate--tRNA ligase, which translates to MRTCYTGLVSSEHLGQIVTLFGWVHRRRDHGGVIFIDLRDREGLAQVVVDPDRAETFKIAEGLRNEFCISIKGLVRARPAGTTNAGLKSGEIEILAHEIEVLNASVTPPFQLDDDNLSETTRLTHRVLDLRRPQMQNNMKLRYRVSIEVRKYLDSLGFIDIETPMLTKSTPEGARDYLVPSRVNAGEFFALPQSPQLFKQLLMVSGFDRYYQIVKCFRDEDLRADRQPEFTQIDCETSFLTEQQIRDIFEAMIRHVFKTVQNVDLEEPFPVMPWSEAMHRFGSDKPDLRVKLEFTDVTDVVKDVDFKVFASAANAEGGRVVALRVPGGAAMPRSEIDAYTQFTAIYGAKGLAYIKVNEIAKGVEGLQSPIVKNIHAAALTEILTRSGAQDGDILFFGADKAKVVNDAIGALRIKIGHSEFGKKQGLSETGWKPLWVVDFPMFEYDEEAQRYTAAHHPFTSPKDGHEDFLTTNPGQALAKAYDMVLNGWEIGGGSVRIHREEVQSKVFRALKIEAEEAQEKFGFLLDALQYGAPPHGGIAFGLDRIVTMMTGAESIRDVIAFPKTQRAQCLLTQAPSPVDEKQLRELHIRLRNVETKPAA; encoded by the coding sequence ATGCGTACGTGCTACACCGGCCTGGTTTCCAGCGAACACCTTGGACAAATCGTCACCCTGTTCGGTTGGGTGCATCGTCGCCGCGACCATGGCGGCGTGATTTTCATCGACTTGCGTGATCGCGAGGGTCTGGCCCAGGTGGTCGTTGACCCCGATCGCGCCGAGACGTTCAAGATCGCCGAAGGCCTGCGTAACGAGTTCTGCATCAGCATCAAGGGTCTGGTCCGCGCGCGTCCCGCCGGCACCACCAATGCTGGCCTGAAGTCGGGCGAGATCGAAATCCTGGCCCACGAAATCGAAGTGCTGAACGCGTCGGTCACGCCGCCGTTCCAGCTCGATGACGACAACCTGTCGGAAACCACGCGCCTGACGCACCGTGTGCTGGATCTGCGTCGCCCGCAGATGCAGAACAACATGAAGCTGCGTTATCGCGTGTCGATCGAAGTGCGCAAGTACCTCGACTCGCTGGGCTTCATCGACATCGAAACGCCGATGCTGACCAAGAGCACGCCCGAAGGCGCGCGCGACTACCTGGTTCCCTCGCGTGTGAACGCCGGTGAATTTTTCGCGCTGCCGCAATCGCCGCAGCTGTTCAAGCAGCTGCTGATGGTGTCGGGTTTCGACCGCTACTACCAGATCGTGAAGTGCTTCCGCGACGAAGACTTGCGCGCTGACCGCCAGCCCGAATTCACCCAGATCGACTGCGAAACCTCGTTCCTGACCGAACAACAGATCCGCGACATCTTCGAGGCGATGATCCGTCACGTCTTCAAGACCGTGCAGAACGTCGATCTGGAAGAGCCCTTCCCGGTGATGCCGTGGAGCGAAGCCATGCACCGCTTCGGTTCGGACAAGCCCGACCTGCGCGTGAAGCTGGAATTCACCGACGTGACCGACGTGGTCAAAGATGTCGACTTCAAGGTCTTCGCCTCGGCGGCCAACGCAGAAGGCGGCCGTGTGGTTGCCCTGCGCGTGCCGGGCGGCGCCGCCATGCCGCGCAGCGAGATCGATGCCTACACCCAGTTCACCGCCATCTACGGTGCCAAGGGTCTGGCCTACATCAAGGTCAACGAAATCGCCAAGGGTGTCGAAGGTCTGCAATCGCCGATCGTCAAGAACATCCACGCTGCGGCCCTGACTGAAATCCTGACCCGTTCGGGCGCGCAAGACGGCGACATCCTGTTCTTCGGTGCGGACAAGGCCAAGGTCGTCAACGACGCCATCGGCGCGCTGCGCATCAAGATCGGCCACAGCGAATTCGGCAAGAAGCAAGGTCTGTCGGAAACCGGCTGGAAGCCGCTGTGGGTGGTCGACTTCCCGATGTTCGAATACGACGAAGAAGCCCAGCGCTACACCGCTGCTCACCACCCCTTCACCAGCCCGAAGGACGGCCATGAGGACTTCCTCACGACCAACCCGGGTCAGGCGCTGGCCAAGGCCTACGACATGGTCCTGAACGGCTGGGAAATCGGTGGTGGCTCGGTCCGTATCCACCGCGAAGAAGTGCAGAGCAAGGTCTTCCGCGCGCTGAAGATCGAAGCCGAAGAAGCCCAGGAAAAATTCGGCTTCCTGCTGGACGCCCTGCAATACGGCGCGCCCCCGCACGGTGGTATCGCCTTCGGTCTGGACCGCATCGTCACCATGATGACCGGTGCCGAATCGATCCGCGACGTGATCGCCTTCCCGAAGACCCAGCGTGCTCAGTGTTTGTTGACCCAAGCTCCGTCGCCGGTCGACGAGAAGCAACTGCGCGAACTGCACATCCGTCTGCGCAACGTGGAAACCAAGCCGGCCGCGTAA
- a CDS encoding DUF502 domain-containing protein, producing the protein MFKRYFVTGLLIWIPLVITLWVLNLIVTTLEGVVPTILTSEYLFGRHIPGFGFLLVVVVVLLTGLTTANLLGRKLVQGWESILGRIPLVRSIYNSVKQVSDTVLAPNGQAFRQAVLVQYPRQGCWTIAFLTGVPGGEVALKLPGDHVSVYVPTTPNPTSGFFLMIPRADVVELSMSVDAALKYIVSMGVVAPAGGTIPPRST; encoded by the coding sequence GTGTTCAAACGCTATTTCGTCACGGGCCTGCTGATCTGGATTCCCCTGGTCATCACGCTGTGGGTCTTGAATCTGATCGTCACCACCCTGGAAGGGGTGGTGCCGACGATACTCACCTCCGAATACCTGTTCGGCCGCCACATTCCGGGCTTCGGCTTCCTGCTGGTGGTCGTGGTGGTGTTGTTGACCGGTCTGACGACGGCCAACCTGCTGGGCCGCAAGCTGGTCCAGGGCTGGGAATCCATTCTTGGCCGCATCCCGCTGGTGCGCTCGATCTACAACTCGGTCAAGCAGGTCAGCGACACGGTTCTGGCACCGAACGGCCAGGCGTTTCGCCAGGCCGTGCTGGTGCAGTATCCGCGCCAAGGCTGTTGGACCATTGCTTTCCTGACCGGCGTGCCGGGCGGTGAAGTGGCGCTCAAGTTGCCGGGCGACCACGTCAGCGTCTACGTGCCGACCACCCCGAACCCCACGTCGGGATTTTTCCTGATGATCCCGCGCGCCGACGTCGTCGAACTCAGCATGAGTGTCGATGCGGCGCTGAAATACATCGTGTCGATGGGCGTGGTTGCGCCTGCCGGCGGCACCATCCCACCCCGGAGCACCTGA
- a CDS encoding FmdB family zinc ribbon protein has translation MPIYAYKCSECGFQKDALQKMSDPKLTHCPSCNQETLVKQVTAAGFQLKGSGWYVTDFRGGSGKTSEAATGPSSDAAPAPAPAAAPAPAPAPAPAAAKPSAS, from the coding sequence GTGCCCATCTACGCGTACAAATGCAGCGAATGCGGCTTCCAGAAAGACGCGTTGCAGAAGATGTCCGACCCGAAATTGACGCACTGTCCGTCGTGCAATCAGGAAACCCTCGTCAAGCAAGTGACGGCAGCGGGTTTCCAGCTCAAGGGATCGGGCTGGTATGTGACCGATTTCCGTGGTGGCAGTGGCAAGACTTCCGAAGCCGCAACCGGACCGAGCAGCGACGCAGCCCCCGCACCCGCACCGGCTGCTGCGCCGGCTCCGGCACCTGCTCCCGCGCCGGCCGCCGCCAAACCGAGCGCGTCCTGA
- a CDS encoding putative Na+/H+ antiporter, which yields MQYTSTELIATCLFALAIIHTFSVPVFARLAHRGGPHAGAWHLLSEVEAVFGVWAFVLLAAMVLLSGTTATIAYMDSRNFTEPLFVFVIMVIAASRPVLVLVDGLVASLARALPGTPAVTAYFLTLGLVPLLGSLITEPAAMTLAAVMLRDASFRNVPLLRFKYATIGVLFVNVSIGGVLTAYAAPPVLMVANTFGWDSSFMLANYGWRAACAVLVNASLLTWLYRSALRDAPLAPAATPRPVPRIVTAVHIAFLIGVVLTAHHPAIFLGLFLLFLGYTEAYKTYQDRLMIKEGLMVGFFLAGLIVLGGLQKWWLQDLLGSLSPMALYWGATLLTAVTDNAALTYLGSLVEGTSDAWRYMLVAGAVTGGGLTVIANAPNPAGFSILRTRFPDSAIAPLPLFLGALPPTAVAAVFFLLPV from the coding sequence ATGCAATACACGTCTACCGAACTGATCGCGACCTGCCTGTTTGCGTTGGCGATCATTCATACCTTCTCCGTCCCCGTATTTGCGCGTCTCGCCCACCGTGGCGGGCCGCACGCCGGCGCCTGGCATCTGCTGTCCGAAGTCGAGGCGGTATTTGGCGTCTGGGCCTTCGTGCTGCTGGCCGCCATGGTCTTGCTGTCGGGCACCACGGCCACGATTGCCTATATGGACAGCCGCAACTTCACCGAGCCGCTGTTCGTCTTCGTGATCATGGTGATCGCGGCCAGCCGCCCGGTGCTGGTGCTGGTCGACGGATTGGTGGCGAGCCTAGCGCGCGCGCTGCCCGGTACCCCGGCTGTCACCGCATACTTCCTGACGCTGGGCCTGGTGCCCTTGCTCGGCTCGCTGATTACCGAGCCGGCTGCCATGACCTTGGCCGCAGTCATGCTGCGCGACGCAAGTTTCCGCAACGTCCCGCTTCTGCGCTTCAAATACGCCACGATTGGCGTCTTGTTCGTCAACGTGTCGATTGGCGGCGTGTTGACGGCCTATGCCGCTCCGCCGGTGCTGATGGTGGCAAACACCTTCGGCTGGGATTCAAGTTTCATGCTGGCCAACTACGGCTGGCGTGCTGCCTGCGCGGTGCTGGTCAATGCGTCCTTGCTGACCTGGCTGTATCGCAGCGCACTGCGCGATGCGCCCCTGGCACCAGCCGCCACGCCACGCCCGGTGCCGCGCATCGTGACTGCCGTGCATATCGCTTTCCTGATTGGCGTGGTACTGACCGCACATCACCCCGCCATCTTCCTGGGCCTGTTCCTGCTGTTCCTGGGCTACACCGAGGCATACAAGACCTACCAGGATCGTCTGATGATCAAGGAGGGGCTGATGGTCGGCTTCTTCCTGGCAGGTCTGATCGTGCTGGGCGGCCTGCAGAAATGGTGGTTGCAAGACTTGCTGGGCAGCTTGTCGCCGATGGCGTTGTACTGGGGGGCGACGCTGCTGACGGCGGTGACCGACAACGCCGCCCTGACTTACCTTGGATCACTGGTCGAAGGCACCAGCGACGCATGGCGCTACATGCTGGTGGCCGGTGCCGTCACGGGCGGCGGCCTGACGGTGATCGCCAACGCGCCGAATCCTGCGGGATTCTCGATCCTTCGCACGCGTTTCCCGGATTCCGCCATCGCGCCTTTGCCCCTGTTTCTGGGCGCGCTGCCGCCCACGGCGGTGGCAGCTGTGTTTTTCCTGCTGCCTGTTTGA